The Streptomyces sp. NBC_00224 genome has a window encoding:
- a CDS encoding acyl-CoA dehydrogenase family protein, producing the protein MAGTADFDLYRPSEEHDMLRDAIRSLSEAKIAPFAAEVDEEARFPQEALDALVANDLHAVHVPEEYGGAGADALATVIVIEEVARVCASSSLIPAVNKLGSLPVILSGSEELKKKYLGPLAKGDGMFSYCLSEPDAGSDAAGMKTRAVRDGDFWVLNGVKRWITNAGVSDYYTVMAVTDPEKRSKGISAFVVEKSDAGVSFGAPEKKLGIKGSPTREVYLDNVRIPADRMIGAEGTGFATAMKTLDHTRITIAAQALGIAQGALDYAKGYVKERKQFGKPIAEFQGIQFMLADMAMKISAARALTYQAAAASERGDADLTYLGAAAKCFASDVAMEATTDAVQLLGGYGYTRDYPVERMMRDAKITQIYEGTNQVQRIVMARNLP; encoded by the coding sequence TTGGCCGGAACGGCTGATTTCGACCTGTACCGCCCGTCCGAAGAACACGACATGCTCCGCGACGCGATCCGCTCGCTCTCCGAGGCGAAGATCGCGCCGTTCGCGGCCGAGGTCGACGAGGAGGCCCGCTTCCCGCAGGAGGCGCTGGACGCCCTGGTCGCCAACGACCTGCACGCCGTCCACGTCCCCGAGGAGTACGGCGGCGCCGGCGCCGACGCGCTCGCCACCGTCATCGTGATCGAGGAGGTGGCCCGCGTCTGCGCGTCCTCCTCCCTCATCCCGGCCGTGAACAAGCTCGGCTCGCTCCCGGTGATCCTCTCCGGCTCCGAGGAGCTGAAGAAGAAGTACCTGGGCCCGCTGGCCAAGGGCGACGGCATGTTCTCGTACTGCCTCTCCGAGCCGGACGCGGGCTCGGACGCGGCCGGCATGAAGACCCGCGCGGTCCGCGACGGCGACTTCTGGGTCCTCAACGGCGTGAAGCGCTGGATCACCAACGCGGGCGTCTCCGACTACTACACGGTCATGGCCGTGACGGACCCGGAGAAGCGCTCGAAGGGCATCTCCGCCTTCGTCGTCGAGAAGTCGGACGCCGGCGTCTCCTTCGGCGCCCCGGAGAAGAAGCTCGGCATCAAGGGCTCCCCGACCCGCGAGGTCTACCTCGACAACGTCCGCATCCCCGCCGACCGCATGATCGGCGCCGAGGGCACGGGCTTCGCCACGGCGATGAAGACCCTGGACCACACCCGCATCACCATCGCGGCCCAGGCCCTCGGCATCGCCCAGGGCGCCCTCGACTACGCCAAGGGCTACGTCAAGGAGCGCAAGCAGTTCGGCAAGCCGATCGCCGAGTTCCAGGGCATCCAGTTCATGCTCGCCGACATGGCGATGAAGATCTCCGCGGCCCGCGCCCTCACCTACCAGGCCGCCGCGGCCTCGGAGCGCGGCGACGCGGACCTGACCTACCTGGGCGCGGCGGCGAAGTGCTTCGCCTCGGACGTCGCCATGGAGGCCACCACGGACGCCGTCCAGCTCCTCGGCGGCTACGGCTACACCCGCGACTACCCGGTCGAGCGCATGATGCGCGATGCCAAGATCACCCAGATCTACGAGGGCACGAACCAGGTCCAGCGCATCGTGATGGCGCGCAACCTGCCGTAG
- a CDS encoding UDP-glucose/GDP-mannose dehydrogenase family protein, with the protein MALKITVIGTGYLGATHAAAMAELGFEVLGLDVVPEKIEMLSQGRVPMYEPGLEDLLRKHVAGIDGSSGRLRFTTSWEEVGAFGDVHFVCVNTPQKHGEYACDMSYVDAAFTSLAPHLRQGALVVGKSTVPVGSAARLAAGLPEGVDLAWNPEFLREGFAVNDTLHPDRLVVGVESERAEKLLREVYATPVGEGSPFVVTDFPTAELVKTSANSFLATKISFINAMAEVCEAADGDVVKLAEAIGHDERIGSKFLRAGIGFGGGCLPKDIRAFMARAGELGADQALTFLREIDSINMRRRGQMVEMAREALGGGSFLGKRVAVLGATFKPDSDDVRDSPALNVAGQIHLQGGQVTVYDPKGMDNARRMFPTLGYADTALDAVRGADVVLHLTEWREFRELDPAALGEVAGARIVLDGRNALDSVKWREAGWTFRAMGRPRA; encoded by the coding sequence ATGGCCCTCAAGATCACTGTGATCGGCACCGGATACCTCGGGGCCACCCACGCCGCGGCCATGGCGGAGCTGGGATTCGAGGTGCTGGGCCTCGACGTCGTCCCCGAGAAGATCGAGATGCTGTCGCAGGGGCGCGTGCCGATGTACGAGCCGGGCCTTGAGGACCTGCTGCGCAAGCACGTCGCCGGGATCGACGGATCCAGCGGGCGGCTGCGCTTCACCACCTCCTGGGAGGAGGTCGGCGCCTTCGGCGATGTGCACTTCGTCTGTGTGAACACCCCGCAGAAGCACGGCGAGTACGCCTGCGACATGTCGTACGTCGACGCCGCCTTCACGTCGCTGGCTCCGCATCTGCGCCAGGGCGCGCTGGTGGTCGGCAAGTCGACCGTGCCGGTCGGGTCCGCCGCCCGGCTCGCCGCGGGGCTGCCCGAGGGCGTGGACCTGGCCTGGAACCCCGAGTTCCTGCGCGAGGGCTTCGCCGTGAACGACACCCTGCACCCCGACCGGCTTGTGGTCGGCGTGGAGAGCGAGCGGGCCGAGAAGCTGCTGCGCGAGGTGTACGCGACCCCGGTCGGCGAGGGCTCGCCGTTCGTGGTGACCGACTTCCCGACCGCCGAGCTGGTGAAGACCTCCGCGAACTCCTTCCTGGCCACCAAGATCTCGTTCATCAACGCCATGGCCGAGGTGTGCGAGGCCGCGGACGGGGATGTCGTGAAGCTCGCCGAGGCCATCGGGCACGACGAGCGGATCGGCTCGAAGTTCCTGCGGGCCGGGATCGGGTTCGGCGGCGGCTGTCTGCCGAAGGACATCCGCGCGTTCATGGCCAGGGCCGGCGAGCTCGGCGCCGACCAGGCGCTCACCTTCCTGCGCGAGATCGACTCCATCAACATGCGCCGCCGCGGCCAGATGGTCGAGATGGCGCGGGAGGCGCTCGGCGGCGGGTCCTTCCTCGGCAAGCGGGTCGCCGTGCTCGGCGCGACCTTCAAGCCCGACTCCGACGACGTACGCGACTCGCCCGCCCTGAACGTGGCCGGGCAGATCCACCTCCAGGGCGGCCAGGTCACCGTCTACGACCCCAAGGGCATGGACAACGCCCGCCGTATGTTCCCGACGCTGGGGTACGCGGACACCGCGCTCGACGCGGTGCGGGGCGCGGACGTGGTGCTCCACCTCACCGAGTGGCGCGAGTTCCGCGAGCTGGACCCGGCGGCGCTGGGCGAGGTGGCCGGCGCCCGGATCGTCCTGGACGGGCGGAACGCGCTGGACTCGGTGAAGTGGCGCGAGGCGGGCTGGACGTTCCGGGCGATGGGCCGCCCGAGGGCGTAG
- a CDS encoding dipeptidase has product MDHLARARTLLAQHPVVDGHNDLPWALRKQVRYDLERRDVGRDQTGHLHTDIPRLRAGGVGAQFWSVYVRTDLAGDEAVSATLEQIDCVDQLIARYPGDLAGALTADGMEKARAEGRIASLKGAEGGHSINNSLATLRALYALGVRYMTLTHNDNTAWADSATDAPGVGGLSPFGHEVVREMNRLGMLVDLSHVAATTMRDALSTSSAPVIFSHSSARAVCDHPRNVPDDVLSLLPGNGGVAMVTFVPKFILPAAVEWTAAADENLRAHGLHALDTSPEAMALHAAFEAAHPRPVASVVTVADHLDHMRAVAGIDHVGIGGDFDGTAFTPSGLDDVSGYPNLIAELLSRSWSEADVAKLTWGNAVRVLRDAEAVGRDERSRRGPSNATRESLDG; this is encoded by the coding sequence GTGGACCACCTCGCGCGAGCCCGTACGCTGCTGGCCCAGCACCCCGTCGTCGACGGCCACAACGACCTCCCCTGGGCGCTGCGCAAGCAGGTCCGCTACGACCTCGAACGCCGTGACGTCGGCCGGGACCAGACCGGCCATCTGCACACCGACATCCCCCGGCTGCGGGCGGGCGGGGTGGGCGCGCAGTTCTGGTCGGTGTACGTGCGTACGGACCTGGCGGGCGACGAGGCGGTCAGCGCCACGCTTGAGCAGATCGACTGTGTCGACCAACTCATCGCGCGCTACCCCGGGGACCTGGCGGGGGCGCTGACGGCGGACGGGATGGAGAAGGCGCGGGCGGAGGGCCGCATCGCCTCGCTCAAGGGCGCGGAGGGCGGCCACTCCATCAACAACTCCCTCGCCACGCTACGGGCGTTGTACGCGCTGGGCGTCCGCTACATGACGCTGACCCACAACGACAACACCGCCTGGGCGGACTCGGCGACGGACGCGCCGGGGGTCGGGGGCCTGTCCCCGTTCGGCCACGAGGTGGTCCGCGAGATGAACCGCCTCGGCATGCTCGTCGACCTCTCGCACGTGGCGGCGACGACGATGCGGGACGCGCTGTCGACGTCGTCGGCGCCCGTGATCTTCTCCCATTCCTCGGCGCGGGCGGTCTGCGACCACCCGCGCAACGTGCCCGACGACGTGCTGTCGCTCCTCCCCGGCAACGGGGGAGTGGCCATGGTGACCTTCGTACCGAAGTTCATCCTGCCCGCGGCGGTGGAGTGGACGGCGGCGGCGGACGAGAACCTGCGCGCGCACGGGCTGCACGCGCTGGACACCTCGCCCGAGGCGATGGCGCTGCACGCCGCCTTCGAGGCGGCGCACCCGCGTCCGGTCGCTTCCGTGGTGACGGTGGCGGACCACCTCGACCACATGCGCGCGGTCGCCGGGATCGACCACGTCGGCATCGGCGGCGACTTCGACGGCACGGCGTTCACCCCGTCCGGCCTGGACGACGTCTCCGGCTACCCCAACCTGATCGCCGAGCTCCTCAGCCGCAGCTGGTCCGAGGCGGACGTGGCCAAGCTGACGTGGGGGAACGCGGTGCGGGTGCTGCGGGATGCGGAGGCGGTGGGGCGGGACGAGCGGTCGCGGCGGGGGCCGTCCAACGCGACGCGGGAGTCCCTGGACGGTTAG
- a CDS encoding LAETG motif-containing sortase-dependent surface protein produces MKIRRVLATAVAAAVTAPVVMLSAGSAFADAQPPSQTQKKKPTIAELEKAAAAAKKAYQDALAAEETAKQAVVAATSESSPLHVKAKAADKEAGAATAAKAVADKALSDAQSILDKLPADTKAEDRAAAQQAVEDAKKEAEKAAGVEKTAVEKSKAATKEAKDAEVAAFKALNTASEAVRITRAAKEAADEALADAKKAAENPPCDYDAKLTTVATGLPSKIVAGTTTDFSLRVANDTGRTLDKVLPFTYLHATDKSGYKVTDDLLHLQWSTAASGGWKDVDALHRAGVVNKLGNGRHVDLKLRLKIDAKAPAGPGIAFVAGDYRNADGSCGGSPDLAEYDFEILAAGTEPGQVDPAKPGKGKANTPDNKTQGTTSSTPLNPTTGTLAATGSSSATPKLALAGGAAVAVGAGALLAARRRRTDG; encoded by the coding sequence GTGAAGATTCGCCGTGTTCTGGCGACGGCCGTCGCCGCCGCTGTCACCGCGCCCGTCGTGATGCTGTCGGCCGGGTCGGCGTTCGCCGACGCGCAGCCGCCGTCGCAGACGCAGAAGAAGAAGCCGACCATCGCGGAGCTGGAGAAGGCGGCCGCCGCGGCGAAGAAGGCGTACCAGGACGCCCTCGCCGCCGAGGAGACCGCCAAGCAGGCCGTGGTCGCGGCGACCTCCGAGAGCTCGCCGCTCCATGTGAAGGCCAAGGCCGCCGACAAGGAGGCGGGCGCCGCGACCGCCGCGAAGGCCGTCGCCGACAAGGCTCTCTCGGACGCGCAGTCCATCCTCGACAAGCTGCCCGCCGACACCAAGGCGGAGGACCGCGCCGCGGCCCAGCAGGCGGTCGAGGACGCCAAGAAGGAAGCCGAGAAGGCGGCCGGCGTCGAGAAGACCGCCGTGGAGAAGTCCAAGGCGGCCACCAAGGAGGCGAAGGACGCGGAGGTCGCCGCTTTCAAGGCGCTCAACACGGCCTCGGAGGCGGTGCGGATCACGCGCGCCGCCAAGGAGGCGGCCGACGAGGCGCTCGCGGACGCGAAGAAGGCGGCCGAGAACCCGCCCTGCGACTACGACGCGAAGCTCACCACGGTCGCGACCGGCCTGCCGTCGAAGATCGTCGCGGGTACGACCACCGACTTCTCGCTCCGGGTCGCCAACGACACGGGCCGGACCCTCGACAAGGTCTTGCCGTTCACGTACCTCCACGCGACCGACAAGAGCGGCTACAAGGTCACCGACGACCTGCTGCACCTCCAGTGGTCCACCGCCGCCTCGGGCGGCTGGAAGGACGTCGACGCGCTGCACCGCGCGGGCGTCGTCAACAAGCTGGGCAACGGCCGCCACGTCGACCTCAAGCTCCGCCTCAAGATCGACGCCAAGGCCCCGGCGGGCCCGGGTATCGCGTTCGTCGCGGGTGACTACCGCAACGCCGACGGCTCGTGCGGTGGTTCGCCGGACCTGGCCGAGTACGACTTCGAGATCCTCGCGGCCGGCACCGAGCCCGGCCAGGTCGACCCGGCCAAGCCCGGCAAGGGCAAGGCGAACACCCCGGACAACAAGACGCAGGGCACGACGTCCAGCACCCCGCTGAACCCCACCACCGGCACCCTCGCCGCCACGGGTTCCTCCTCCGCCACCCCGAAGCTCGCCCTCGCGGGCGGCGCGGCCGTGGCGGTCGGCGCGGGCGCACTCCTGGCGGCACGCCGCCGCCGCACCGACGGCTGA
- the purE gene encoding 5-(carboxyamino)imidazole ribonucleotide mutase, with the protein MSSASPVIGIVMGSDSDWPVMEAAAQALHEFEIPYEVDVVSAHRMPHEMIAYGEQAADRGLKAIIAGAGGAAHLPGMLASVTPLPVIGVPVPLKYLDGMDSLLSIVQMPAGVPVATVSVGGARNAGLLAARILAAHDPELLARMREFQQELNDQATEKGRRLRSKVEASASFGFGK; encoded by the coding sequence ATGAGCAGCGCGTCTCCTGTCATTGGCATCGTCATGGGCTCGGACTCCGACTGGCCGGTCATGGAGGCCGCCGCCCAGGCCCTGCACGAGTTCGAGATCCCGTACGAGGTCGACGTGGTCTCGGCGCACCGGATGCCGCACGAGATGATCGCGTACGGCGAGCAGGCGGCGGACCGCGGTCTGAAGGCGATCATCGCGGGCGCGGGCGGGGCGGCCCATCTGCCCGGCATGCTCGCCTCGGTCACCCCGCTGCCGGTGATCGGCGTCCCGGTCCCGCTGAAGTACCTGGACGGCATGGACTCCCTGCTGTCCATCGTGCAGATGCCGGCCGGGGTGCCGGTGGCGACGGTCTCGGTGGGCGGGGCGCGCAACGCGGGCCTGCTGGCCGCCCGTATCCTGGCCGCCCACGACCCCGAACTCCTCGCGCGCATGCGGGAGTTCCAGCAGGAGCTGAACGACCAGGCGACGGAGAAGGGCAGGCGGCTGCGCTCCAAGGTGGAGGCCTCGGCGTCCTTCGGCTTCGGAAAGTGA
- a CDS encoding dipeptidase encodes MADLQDEADVATAAIGAPDRPTPRKRGSKPKPGNPAPKADAPKADAPEADASEAAPEAGPEAVAPGDTLDPDVRTRIHTLLRAHPVADGYNTLAQVLVNTPWHDVELGESSLDTDIPRLRHGGVGAQFWSLMVAGDCPDPVSATLERVDRLRTLVDACPEGLRLAQTVGDLADARNHGRIASLFGPVAAHALGDSLGTVRAYHALGVRAVALTATASWTRAGLTRFGQEVVRELNRLGMAIDLSGAAPETIRQTIGAAKAPLIFTRSAARALTDHPLNVTDELLAGLPENGGVCLVSFAPAQVARSGRPACAQDVADHIEHLRGVVGPDHIGLSGGYGLTPGAPRTVGLEDASCYPVLLAELIGRGWGDADLAALTWGNFARVIRDVDFAARAAQPRRGPSTATIEDLDPR; translated from the coding sequence ATGGCAGATCTGCAGGACGAGGCCGACGTCGCCACCGCCGCGATAGGCGCACCCGACCGCCCCACCCCCCGGAAACGCGGCTCCAAGCCCAAGCCCGGCAACCCCGCGCCGAAGGCCGACGCACCGAAGGCCGACGCGCCAGAAGCCGACGCATCGGAAGCCGCACCCGAAGCCGGGCCGGAAGCCGTTGCCCCCGGCGACACCCTCGACCCCGACGTGCGCACCCGCATCCACACCCTCCTCCGCGCACACCCCGTCGCCGACGGCTACAACACCCTCGCCCAGGTGCTCGTGAACACCCCGTGGCACGACGTCGAGCTGGGGGAGAGTTCGCTCGACACCGACATCCCCCGGCTCCGGCACGGCGGCGTCGGCGCGCAGTTCTGGTCGCTGATGGTCGCCGGCGACTGCCCCGACCCCGTCAGCGCCACCCTGGAACGCGTCGACCGGCTCCGTACGCTCGTGGACGCCTGCCCGGAGGGGCTGCGGCTCGCGCAGACCGTCGGGGACCTCGCGGACGCCCGTAACCACGGCCGTATCGCGTCGCTCTTCGGGCCGGTGGCCGCTCACGCGCTGGGCGACTCGCTGGGCACGGTCCGGGCGTACCACGCCCTCGGCGTACGCGCGGTCGCCCTCACCGCCACCGCGAGCTGGACCCGCGCGGGCCTGACGCGCTTCGGGCAGGAGGTCGTACGGGAGCTCAACCGGCTCGGTATGGCCATCGACCTGTCCGGCGCGGCCCCGGAGACCATCCGCCAGACCATCGGCGCCGCCAAGGCCCCGCTGATCTTCACCCGCTCGGCCGCCCGCGCCCTCACCGACCACCCGCTCAACGTCACCGACGAGCTCCTCGCCGGGCTCCCCGAGAACGGCGGGGTCTGTCTGGTGAGCTTCGCTCCCGCGCAGGTCGCGCGGTCCGGGCGGCCCGCCTGCGCGCAGGACGTCGCCGACCACATCGAGCATCTGCGCGGCGTCGTCGGGCCGGACCACATCGGCCTCTCGGGCGGGTACGGCCTGACGCCGGGCGCCCCGCGCACCGTCGGCCTGGAGGACGCCTCCTGCTACCCCGTACTGCTCGCCGAGCTGATCGGCCGCGGCTGGGGCGACGCCGATCTCGCCGCGCTGACCTGGGGGAACTTCGCCCGGGTCATCCGTGACGTGGACTTCGCCGCCCGCGCGGCCCAGCCCCGCCGAGGGCCCTCCACGGCCACCATCGAGGATCTGGACCCGCGGTAG